In Tenacibaculum pacificus, a single window of DNA contains:
- the accB gene encoding acetyl-CoA carboxylase biotin carboxyl carrier protein, with the protein MDIKEIQSLIKFVAKSGASEVKLEMEDIKITIKTGSETPETTFIQTAAPMGVAPQMMTQAPAVPVAAASNETATTEEDSKYITIKSPIIGTFYRKPSPDKPNFAEVGTEVKVGDTVCVIEAMKLFNEIESEISGKVVKVLVDDATPVEFDQPLFLVDPS; encoded by the coding sequence ATGGATATTAAAGAAATTCAAAGTCTTATAAAATTTGTAGCAAAATCAGGTGCAAGTGAAGTGAAGTTAGAAATGGAAGATATTAAAATCACCATTAAAACTGGAAGCGAAACTCCTGAAACTACATTTATTCAAACGGCTGCACCTATGGGCGTAGCTCCTCAAATGATGACTCAAGCTCCTGCAGTACCAGTAGCAGCAGCATCAAATGAAACAGCTACTACAGAGGAGGATTCTAAATATATTACAATCAAATCTCCAATTATTGGAACTTTTTACAGAAAACCATCACCAGATAAACCAAATTTTGCTGAAGTAGGTACGGAAGTAAAAGTAGGTGATACTGTTTGTGTTATTGAAGCAATGAAATTATTTAATGAAATTGAATCTGAAATTTCAGGTAAAGTCGTTAAAGTATTAGTAGATGATGCTACTCCGGTAGAATTTGATCAACCGTTATTTTTAGTAGATCCATCTTAA